From the Pseudomonas syringae KCTC 12500 genome, the window CCGTCGGTGAGCTGTGCGTAGCCGGGGCCGGTGTCGGTCGCGGCTATGTTGCTGATCCGCTGCGCACCGTGCCGGTGTTCGTGCCGCATCCGTTCGGTGCGCCGGGCGAACGTCTGTACCGCACCGGTGACCTGGCGCGGCGGCGCAAGGACGGCGTGCTGGAGTACGTCGGTCGAGTCGATCATCAGGTGAAGATTCGTGGCTATCGCATCGAGCTGGGTGAAATCGAAACCCGTCTGCTGGAGCATCCGGCCATCCGTGAGTCAGTGGTGCTGGACGTCGACGGCCCATTGGGTAAGGTGCTGGCGGCCTACCTGGTGCCGCGTTCCGCGACGCAAGATCACGAGGCTCTGCGTGACGAGGTGAAAAGCCACCTCAAGTCCAGCCTGCCGGACTACATGGTGCCGACGCATCTGGTGTTGCTGGAGGCCATGCCGCTGACCCCGAACGGCAAGCTGGACCGCAAGGCCCTGCCGGCGCCCGACGTCAGCCTGGCGCAGCAGGATTATCTGGCGCCACAGACCGAAATGGAGCAGCAGCTGGCGACGATCTGGGCCGATGTGCTCAAGGTCGAGCGCGTGGGCATTACCGACAACTTCTTCGAGCTGGGCGGGCACTCGCTGCTCGCCACTCAGGTGGTGACCCGTGCGCAGAAGCGCTTGCAGCGTAACGTCCCGTTACGGGCAATGTTCGAGTTCAACACCGTTCAGGCGTTGGCGCAGCACCTGGAAAGCCTTGGCGGAGCACAGGTCGACGAGCAGAAATTCGACCGTCTGGCGGACTTGATGGCGGAACTGGAAGGGCTCTGATCAGCCTCTCCTCGGAGCGCTGGGGCTGCGGATAAAAAACTCGTTGGCAGGTGTAAATCCGCGGCTCGCTGGCGCGTTTTCAAAGCAACGAACACACACCTGAAGCGGCATGCGCCAACGCCCATGCTTCAGGTCATTCAAGCCGCGTATTGAGGGTTGCACAGATGTCAGTCGCTACCAGGTTTATCGATGATCAGCCGACACGGGTTGCCCCGGCTGCGGCTGAGACGCTCTACCAGTTCGACGAATCGCCACTGCTGGCCCGACAGAGTCGCCAGGAGTCCAATGCTCGCAGCTACCCGCGGCGCATACCGCTGGCGCTCAAACGCGCCAAGGGTATTCACGTCGAGGACGTCGAAGGGCGGCGCTTCATCGATTGCCTGGCAGGCGCGGGCACCCTGGCGTTGGGTCATAACCATCCAGTGATTATCGAAGCGATCCAGCAAGTGATCGCCGACGAGTTGCCGCTGCACACCCTGGACCTCACCACGCCGGTCAAAGATCAGTTCGTTCAGGACCTGTTCGGCCTGCTGCCGCCAGCGCTGGCCGATGACGCGAAGATTCAGTTCTGTGGCCCGACCGGGACCGATGCGGTGGAAGCCGCGTTGAAGCTGGTGCGTACCGCTACCGGACGCAGCACGGTCTTGTCATTTCAGGGCGGTTATCACGGTATGAGCCAAGGCGCATTGAGCCTGATGGGCAGCCTGGGGCCTAAAAAGCCGCTGGGTGCGCTGCTCGGCACAGGCGTGCAGTTTCTGCCTTACCCCTACGATTACCGCTGCCCGTTCGGGCTTGGCGGCGAACCGGGCGTGCGCGCCAACCTGCATTATCTGGAAAACCTGCTCAACGATCCGGAAGCCGGCGTGCAATTGCCCGCAGCGGTCATCCTTGAAGTGGTGCAGGGCGAGGGCGGAGTCATCCCTGCTGATCTGGACTGGCTGCGCGGCGTGCGGCGCATCACCGAAAAGGCCGGCGTGGCGCTGATCGTCGATGAAATCCAGAGCGGTTTCGCCCGCACCGGCAAGATGTTTGCCTTCGAGCATGCCGGGATCATCCCGGACGTAGTGGTCATGTCCAAAGCCATCGGCGGCAGCTTGCCGTTGGCGGTGGTGGTCTATCGTTCGTGGCTGGACACCTGGCTGCCGGGCGCACACGCCGGGACTTTTCGCGGCAATCAGATGGCCATGGCTACCGGTTCTGCCGTCATGCGCTATCTTCAGGAGCACTCCATTTGCGAACATGCGATAGCCATGGGTGCGCGTCTGTCCGGGCATCTGCGTGCCTTGCAGCGTGACTTCCCGCAATTGGGCGATATTCGCGGGCGCGGCCTGATGCTCGGTGTCGAGCTGGTCGACCCATCCGGTGCGCGTGATGTACAGGGTCATCCGCCGCTATTTGCGCGTCTGGCCCCACTGATCCAGCGTGAATGCCTCAAGCGCGGGCTGATTCTGGAACTGGGCGGTCGACATGCCAGCGTGGTACGTTTTCTGCCACCGCTGATCATCACCGCCGAGCAGATCGACGAAGTGGCAGAGATCTTCGGCCGTGCGCTGAACGCCGCTGTCGCCCAGGTTTAATTTTTCGACGTAGTGATACGTTCAATCCCTATAGCTGCCATGAATTGGCACGGCAGCCCTGAACACACATGGAGAGCAGCAATGACTTCAGTATTCGATCGGGAAGACATCGTCTTTCAAGTTGTAGTCAACCACGAAGAACAGTATTCCATCTGGCCCGACTACAAGGCGATCCCCAACGGCTGGCGCACCGTGGGCAAAAGCGGCTTCAAGAAAGAATGCCTGGCCTACATCGAAGAAGTCTGGACCGACATGCGCCCCCTGAGCCTGCGCCAGAAAATGGAAGCGCAGACGGCCTGATTGACGGTATGGACGGATACTTCGATTATCGTGCGACGCTCCGCGTCGCATGCCTTTCCGGACGCTCCGCGTCCTCTCTACGACGTAAAGCGTCGCGACCTGCATTCCCACGCTGTAGCGTGCCGAACGATAATCTCACTCCTTACCAGCCAGCACCCCGATAATCCCCTGAATATCCCCCTGCAACTCCGCCAGCGGCTCAGCGCCATCGATCCCCAGCACCAACAGCTTGCTGCCAGCCGCTTCAATGGCGGTCTTGACCAGCGCGGGTGGCTGGCGGTGATCGAGCACCAAGGCCACGTCGTTATCCTTCAGGGTCGCGCTCAATTTGCTCAAGGCTTCTGGCGTCCATTGCTCGTCCGTCAGTGCCTGAGTGTCGATCAGCTCCAGATTCAGCCCGCTGATCAAATAGCTGAAGCGATCCGACAGGCTCACCACACTCAAATTATCGGCACCGGCCAGCGCGGCCTCGCTGCTGGCGCTGAGCTTGAGTAGCTGCTGCTTGAACGCCGCCAGGTTGGCCTCGATTTTCGGTTTGGCGGCCGGAGCCAGGCGCACCAGATCCGCTGCCAGCACATCGGCCATACGCCCCATGTTATTGCTCGCCAGCCACGGCTGACTGTTCAATCCGTCAGTGCCCTGACCCGGCTGTACGGCGATGCCTGGCAAGCTGCCGTCCACCGGCCGTGCGGCGTCGATCTCGACGATACGAATATTGCTGCGCCGTGCATTGGGGTAAAGCGGGTCATCGGCCCAGATCGAGCGCAAGCCGATCACCGCGTCGGCGTTGTTCGCCAGCCCGCGCAAGGCATCGGCACCACGCCCGGTGAAATACGCCGTCTGACGCGAGCCCGGCAGGTTGGCCGCTGCAGCCCGCTGCAGCACCACACCGCTGTCCTTGAGCAGTATCTCGCCCAGGCCATAGGTGATCGGCAGGCTGGCCAGTACTCGCACCGGTTGCGAACTGTCGGTTTTGCTGTCAGCCGCCTGCAGGCTGTTGCTGAACAGGCCGCTCATGATCAGCGCGAGGGTCAAGGTACGTAACGTAGGCATTTATCCAATATTCCCTTTCAGGCTCGGCAGCGTGCCGCGAGCGATGGCGGCGAGCGCAAAAGCCATGCCCGCCACCAGAATGATTGCCGCGCCGGACGGCACAGGCAGGTCGAAGACGATGGGCAGCAGGATGCCGCACAGGGTGCTGAGCGTCGCAATGGCCACTGAAATCCAGAAAAAGCCCTTGAGCGACTGGCTCAACAGGCGAGCCGCCGCCGCTGGAATCACCAGCAGCGCACCGACCAGGATTGCGCCGATGACTTTCACCGCCGCGACCGTGATCAGCGTCACCAGAATCACGAACAGGTAATCCAGCGTCTTCACCGCCACGCCGCGCACCGCAGCCAGTTGCGGGTTGAAGCTGGCCAGCATGATGCGGTTGTACAGCGGCAGGCTCAGGCCCATGACCAGCGAACCGACGATCAGCAGCACCAGCAGGTCGTTGCCGTTGACGGTCAGCACCGAGCCGAACAGCACGTTTTCCAGTATGTGCACGTTGATCTTGCCGGCCAGCACCAGCAACAGGCTCGCGCCCAGTGCCAGGGAGACCGACAGGAACACGCCGATCAACGTGTCCGGTGCCAGCCCGGTGCGGTTGCGCAGGTAATTGAGGACGATGCCGAACAGCAGGCAATAGCCGAACAGCGCGCCATAGGGGCCGGTGTAGGGTTCGCCGAGCAGAATGCCGATCGCCACCCCGGTCAGTGCTGCATGGCCCACGGCTTCGGAGAAAAACGCGAAGCGCTTGACCACCACCAGTGTTCCCAGCCCGCCCAGCACCGGGCCGATCAACAGCCCGGCGAGCAGGGCGTTGACCACGAAACCGTAGGCCAGCGCCTCGGGCAGGTAACCGGAAGAGGCGAGGCCCTGAATGAACAGGCGAAAGGTTTCGTAATCCATTACGCTATCCTCCCGGCGCTGCTATCCGTCGTGCGCGGGTGCGCGGAAAACAGGGTCAGCAGCCGCTCCGGGGTCAGCGCAGTGGCGGCCGGTTCATCGAACAGGATGCGTCGGTTGAGCCCCGTTACCTGATCGGCCAGACGCCTGACGGCATCCAGGTCATGCTCGATCCACAGGACCGTGACCCCGCTTCGGCGCCAGTCGCCCAACAACCGCTCGAACACCTGAATACCCGCTTCATCCAGCGCCGACATCGGCTCATCCAGCACCAGCAATTGCGGCGCAGGAATCAGCCCCTGCGCCAGCAGCACGCGCTGCCGCTCGCCACCGGACAGCGCGCCCATGCGCCGTTTGCGCTTGTCCTGCATCCCGACCCGTTCCAGCGCCTCGCCAATCGCTGCCGCGTAGTGCTTCGACAAGCCCAAAAACGCCGGGCGTCGCTGACACATCGCAGCCATGAAGTCGTCGACGGTCATCGGCAGGCCACGGTCGAACTCCAGCGCCTGCGGTACATAGCCGATCAGCCCCGGGACAGCAGGCCACAGCAGGCTCAATTGGCCCTGATGCGGTGTCTGCCCGAGCAGGGTCTTGATCAGCGAGCTTTTGCCACCGCCGTTCGGGCCGACCAGTGCGTGTACGCTGCCGGCGCGCACATTGAAGTGAACCTGATCGAGAATCGTGGTGCGCCCGAGGGTCAGGCTGACCTGATTG encodes:
- a CDS encoding aspartate aminotransferase family protein is translated as MSVATRFIDDQPTRVAPAAAETLYQFDESPLLARQSRQESNARSYPRRIPLALKRAKGIHVEDVEGRRFIDCLAGAGTLALGHNHPVIIEAIQQVIADELPLHTLDLTTPVKDQFVQDLFGLLPPALADDAKIQFCGPTGTDAVEAALKLVRTATGRSTVLSFQGGYHGMSQGALSLMGSLGPKKPLGALLGTGVQFLPYPYDYRCPFGLGGEPGVRANLHYLENLLNDPEAGVQLPAAVILEVVQGEGGVIPADLDWLRGVRRITEKAGVALIVDEIQSGFARTGKMFAFEHAGIIPDVVVMSKAIGGSLPLAVVVYRSWLDTWLPGAHAGTFRGNQMAMATGSAVMRYLQEHSICEHAIAMGARLSGHLRALQRDFPQLGDIRGRGLMLGVELVDPSGARDVQGHPPLFARLAPLIQRECLKRGLILELGGRHASVVRFLPPLIITAEQIDEVAEIFGRALNAAVAQV
- a CDS encoding MbtH family protein — encoded protein: MTSVFDREDIVFQVVVNHEEQYSIWPDYKAIPNGWRTVGKSGFKKECLAYIEEVWTDMRPLSLRQKMEAQTA
- a CDS encoding metal ABC transporter substrate-binding protein; amino-acid sequence: MPTLRTLTLALIMSGLFSNSLQAADSKTDSSQPVRVLASLPITYGLGEILLKDSGVVLQRAAAANLPGSRQTAYFTGRGADALRGLANNADAVIGLRSIWADDPLYPNARRSNIRIVEIDAARPVDGSLPGIAVQPGQGTDGLNSQPWLASNNMGRMADVLAADLVRLAPAAKPKIEANLAAFKQQLLKLSASSEAALAGADNLSVVSLSDRFSYLISGLNLELIDTQALTDEQWTPEALSKLSATLKDNDVALVLDHRQPPALVKTAIEAAGSKLLVLGIDGAEPLAELQGDIQGIIGVLAGKE
- a CDS encoding metal ABC transporter permease, producing MDYETFRLFIQGLASSGYLPEALAYGFVVNALLAGLLIGPVLGGLGTLVVVKRFAFFSEAVGHAALTGVAIGILLGEPYTGPYGALFGYCLLFGIVLNYLRNRTGLAPDTLIGVFLSVSLALGASLLLVLAGKINVHILENVLFGSVLTVNGNDLLVLLIVGSLVMGLSLPLYNRIMLASFNPQLAAVRGVAVKTLDYLFVILVTLITVAAVKVIGAILVGALLVIPAAAARLLSQSLKGFFWISVAIATLSTLCGILLPIVFDLPVPSGAAIILVAGMAFALAAIARGTLPSLKGNIG
- a CDS encoding metal ABC transporter ATP-binding protein, with protein sequence MTAAQQLGIVSQGPGIEFNQVSLTLGRTTILDQVHFNVRAGSVHALVGPNGGGKSSLIKTLLGQTPHQGQLSLLWPAVPGLIGYVPQALEFDRGLPMTVDDFMAAMCQRRPAFLGLSKHYAAAIGEALERVGMQDKRKRRMGALSGGERQRVLLAQGLIPAPQLLVLDEPMSALDEAGIQVFERLLGDWRRSGVTVLWIEHDLDAVRRLADQVTGLNRRILFDEPAATALTPERLLTLFSAHPRTTDSSAGRIA